From the genome of Triticum aestivum cultivar Chinese Spring chromosome 3B, IWGSC CS RefSeq v2.1, whole genome shotgun sequence, one region includes:
- the LOC123067983 gene encoding uncharacterized protein: MLPVQHGQLADDGDEANKAWTGEKRRRKHLPPSSSDAPATAQHHGDMEGTIQGGQDPNPHATDMEGTIQAGQDPISHATDMEGTIQAGQDYDLLLKTEQAKEESEQCFGPYFLLSKEDQAKDRQFLLANIQKEDDYPTDLPLYLTPEEHSKIEARLARYRVAYYKVVNPECARELKEPDEYTDDELLNESYFDGLEDDESFEWYIHPEDTYNIELNDYQRIVPRNFLPGRIGNLYRYHDEYRSRYHTYKIDDVYVKYYAEISKKIKWIADFLHLDRKTKDWIEWDTRAWRQALRIATGFPHMTEKLAGYAYDEYITELEMDASLKDIDLLYFEIWRLVAKENRTYKEAVKEVYESGEFPVHKAVLHAELNGGHIFVTMQEMIYAVVLEGGIKLTDEEKKARGVFRKLSFSMHKPLNMAQYAQKKVEIAKQLKLDNEDGFVPFRPFGF; encoded by the exons ATGCTGCCCGTCCAGCATGGCCAACTGGCCGATGATGGAGATGAGGCAAACAAAGCGTGGACAGGGGAGAAGAGGCGCCGCAAGCACCTGCCCCCATCATCTTCCGATGCTCCTGCCACTGCCCAGCACCATGGAGACATGGAGGGCACCATCCAAGGGGGCCAAGATCCGAATCCTCATGCGACAGACATGGAGGGCACCATCCAAGCGGGCCAAGATCCGATTTCTCATGCGACAGACATGGAGGGCACCATCCAAGCGGGCCAAGATTATGATCTGCTGCTGAAAACAGAGCAGGCAAAAGAAGAAAGCGAGCAGTGTTTCGGGCCGTACTTCCTTCTCAGCAAGGAAGACCAGGCCAAGGATCGTCAATTTTTGCTTGCCAATATTCAGAAGGAGGACGATTATCCTACTGACCTGCCACTTTATTTGACACCGGAGGAGCACAGCAAGATAGAAGCGCGCCTTGCACGCTATCGCGTCGCTTATTACAAG GTTGTGAATCCGGAGTGCGCACGTGAGCTCAAGGAACCAGATGAATACACCGATGATGAGCTTCTTAACGAGTCGTACTTTGATGGGTTAGAAGATGATGAAAGTTTTGAGTGGTACATCCATCCTGAAGACACCTACAACATTGAATTGAATGACTACCAACGGATTGTCCCTCGTAATTTT CTGCCTGGTAGGATTGGAAACCTGTACCGCTATCATGATGAGTACCGCTCACGTTATCATACATATAAAATTGATGATGTTTATGTCAAGTACTATGCAGAAATTTCAAAGAAAATCAAG TGGATTGCAGATTTTTTGCATCTGGATCGCAAGACTAAGGAT TGGATAGAATGGGATACTAGAGCATGGAGGCAAGCATTGAGGATTGCAACTGGCTTTCCCCATATGACTGAAAAATTAGCTGGTTATGCTTATGAC GAGTACATTACGGAGCTGGAAATGGATGCGTCCCTCAAGGACATAGATCTCCTCTATTTTGAGATCTGGAGGCTTGTCGCTAAAGAAAAT AGAACTTACAAAGAGGCTGTGAAGGAAGTTTATGAGTCTGGCGAGTTCCCTGTACACAAAGCAGTACTACATGCTGAACTCAATGGGGGCCATATCTTTGTAACGATGCAAGAAATG ATTTACGCTGTTGTCCTGGAGGGTGGCATTAAACTGACT GACGAAGAGAAGAAAGCTAGGGGTGTGTTTAGGAAGTTATCTTTCAGCATG CATAAACCATTGAACATGGCTCAGTATGCTCAGAAGAAGGTGGAGATAGCAAAACAGTTGAAGTTGGACAATGAG GATGGATTTGTTCCTTTTAGACCCTTTGGGTTCTGA